In Mytilus edulis chromosome 3, xbMytEdul2.2, whole genome shotgun sequence, the genomic window ccctataagtgaatcaatattaaaaccaaaatatgcaatcttcaaTGACCTGACAAcggtatcgtaactatatcccttcttaataagtctgtttaataACATTCCATGTACTTTATTATatagtaaaatataaattaatgttaTTTGGAGTCACAAAAAGTTTTGTTatgtttagaatattttatttgtacCTGTAcagtttgtgtttgtgttttaagaaataaatgcaacaacaaaaaaattaaataaaaatgtaaattttatatctgtgtgtaaaatgtatttttattctgGGTTGTTGCAGACGAAACATATTTCGATTGCAAGGATGAGACGCCCGTGAGTACAGTAGATAAATACACTGGGTTAACAAAAGAATCAGACGCAAATGAAAATGAGCTGGTGGTTTACAAAAGACAAGGTATAGTTTCAATGTTATTTGGATAGTTATACAGAAAGAAATCATCCAAAAGCAAAGAAATCTGAATAAATAGTCATGAACAAAATTATGGAGAACTCAAACTGAacagtctatataaaaaagaagatgtggtatgattgccaatgagacaactatccacaaaagaccaaaatgacacagacattaacaactataggtcatcgtacggcctcccacaatgagcaaagcccataccgcatattctgctataataggccccgataagacaatgtaaaacaattcaaacgagaaaactaacggccttatttatgtaaaaaaatgaacgaaaaacaaatatgtaacacataaacaaacgacaaccactgaattacaggctcctgacttgggacaggcacatacataaataatgtggagggGTAAAACTTGTAAGAgggatcctaaccctcccctaacctgggacagtggtataacagtacaacataagaacgaactataaaaatcagttgaaaaaggctaaactcatcagatgaatatgCCCATTTGCTACCGTGAATAAGCCAGATAAGGCATTTTCATAGTTATTGTTGCAATAAGGAAATTATAGTGATAGAAGTTTACCGATATTGAAATGCGGTAAATCAATTAAGTAGAGACTAATTGAGGTAATAAACACAAACTGAAGGAATCGCCTGATACAAAAAAGGATTACGACTATAGGTGTGTCGCAATAAGACCACAAAAATATATCGTTAGCCGAAAACCTCGTTAAAAAAATAGAAGAATATTGTTTAATAAactaatttgaaaaaagaataaaatttcaTAATAGTTAGTATTTACacgtttcttttttgtttttatttatttgtgttctgtCAGTGGCTCCACGTAGATCCACGCCATCTTAGCTCGGCCAGTTTGAAAAAGACATAACAACACAGTTTATaaggttgatattttttttgattgCTTTTATGTTAGAACTTGTGGTCCTTCATTGTTAGAATTCAAGTGCATCATCATGCATAACTTTGCAATTCAGTAAGAGAATTCTATCAAAGTtgtgatttgttttcattttgtggTTGAAGATTCCAAGTTGAAAGGTGACGATGATACATCTGAACAAGATCACAATTTTGACAGCGATTTTGTATATGACGAGGTAGACAGCAATACGGAAGTAATCAAAGGTACTGAGTATTACAAAATCGATTAACTTACAGTATTGTTTCTTATGATTTTGATATCTAATTTTTTATTTGGATATCTATAAGCTATATTGATATTATTTCTCACTTGTGATTATTATAACGTCTTTATCCATTTACTTTAGACGTTAAATATGTTCCTTATCGCAGGCTGTTACAACTCTAAAGACACTTGattgtctttaaattttattacagAGATATTATTTATTGCGGTATCAACTCAATAGTGATCCATAATTACGCTTTTTGGAATTTCTGTTTTATACAGTCAGTTATCTGCTTAAAAGAACCGTTGAGTTGCGAAGACAGTTATTATTTCAATGTTCTTCATTCGATGTCATAATACAATTTTTAACACTAGAAAGTGTCCAATTAAGAAAAGATACTTCCAACAATAAATGCAAGGGCAGAAAAAGTATGTTTTTGTAATACTTTGAACTAGCTCTTAGTAATTACGTGTATGTAAATTCTTCTATACAAAAGGTAAAACAATGTACAAAATACTTTTGACCGTCTGCTCTGCTCAGTTATTAATTTTTGTCGGTCACACAGAGCTGTCGGAAAGATCAGAAACCTGAGATTAGCCTTGTTTATGAACGATTTCTTTTGAAGTTGACggtaaatgggtttttttttctttttaattatgttgtttatctttttataaacaccgatacaatacaatattttattaacgTCTCACCTTTGACAAAGCAATACATAATGGTTAGTTTGATGTCATCATTTCTGAAAATACTTAGCATATGGTTAATGTGTAATGAGGGTGTTTTAATCAAAACATACAATAGATTAATCAGTTTGTTtttcattagtttgatgtgtttgaatttGAGATTTCCAAattccattttcattttcatttttatttcaatcttttACTGTTGTAGAACAAAATGAAGATATAAACAGCTCAGATACAGAACATATAAATGATGAAGTACAAAGAAGTAAAGGTAtcttacaaaataaaaatgcGTAGAATAAGATTTTAGTAATGTTTCTcaaattatttttgaaacatGCTGTTTCTATCCAAAAGCAGGAAACATCGGCATGTCATTTCATTATCATAACTGGTTAgctgtaaaaatgtcaaaacgtGTTACGTTTGAACAATTCTTGATTGGTCTAATTCTTAATacgtaatattttgttttagttgATGTGAAAATTATACGTTTACATGTTAACCATACACATTATTGCATGTTTACTTTTCAGGTACAGACGCTGACAAATACGACACAATATTCGATCTGCAACATTTTGAGAAGAGAGATGTCATTATTGGATATGTCCTTGACGTAACAGAGATAGGTATACcttgttaaagttttaaaaaccaAATAAAAGTATACAAAATCTGTAACAGGTTTTACACAGAAACAATTTTTAACTATGTTTATTTCAGAAAAGGTAGACTTGGTTAAATATACCAGttaaaaacaatatgtaaaatataaattaaaaaaacttaaacaacAGTAGTTTAAGAGGCGAAATCAAATTGAATAGTAATTAATTAACTAATTTAAAAATGTCATAAGTATTTTTGCGACACAATAAAAGTTAATATGATATAATTAGAATAAGCTTCCTTAACGCTTTTGAATAACAGTTCtactttatttgttttgatgttttaGAAACGTCAGAAATATCGAACCCTACAATATATTATACTAACACAAAGGCGAATAATGAAATCCATGCAGAGTACAGCAAAGGCAATACTGATGATAAAAAGGAAGTTGTTGATATACAAGAAAAAGAACACGGTTTTATTGGCATGGATGATAAAAAAGCAGTTGATGATTATCCAGTCAAAAAAGAGGCTGAAAATGCAGCTGATGAAAGTCAagaaaataaacatgatatatattgtaaaaatgcaGTTGACGAAAGTGAAGGGAAAGACAATGAAAGGGTTGGTAATAAGGCGGCTAATAAAATCCGACGACAGGCTGCGAATATGTTCGACGAAAGTTGTGAAAGGCTAGAGGAAGAAGATGCTATTGTTTGTGAACTACACTTTGTAATTCAAGATGATAATGATGATGGTGAAATGGTCGTTGGTGAAATTCTACGTGAAGCTGATGCTATTGTTGGTAAACGAGAAGATGTTGAGATATCAGAAAATGATGATGAAATTGATTTTGAAAGTGGAGTGGTTACGGAAAAGGGCTATTATAATGAAATTGTTGATGAAATGTCCGCTGATGGTATGAACGCAGTAGAAGATGAAATTTATGATAAAGAGACAGttgaagaaacacaaaaaaatgaaatccaaGACAAACATGGTGATATGGATAGTATAAAGGAAGTTTGCGACTTTATAAAACTAAACGAAGAGATAATTGGTAGAATACAAGGATGCACAGATGCTATTGATGTTGAAGAGGTTGATAGCAAGATCGTAAATATTATAAAAGGCGAAGAGGTCAAAAGTGAAAATGTAGGTGAAAATGCTGCTTCTACTTGTAAACAAGTAGTTGTTGAAATCCTTGAAGCAGATGCTGATATTTATGATACAAAGGCTATGAAAGGTATTAATAACAAGAAAGATGTCATCGTTTTTCAAAAAGCAATGAATGAAGTAAGAGCAGCTaatgataaaaatcaaaagggatcAAATGAATATGACAACGACAAGGAGGACTTTTCTTCCacagacaaaaatataaaaggtaTGAAAGAGTTGACGCCTAAAAGTACGATTTTTTTAAAGGGTAAGCTTTTAATTAATAACAAGTCTCGCCGTCTACATCACCATGCAAAGTTCTTAAATTCTAATTCGTaaactcaaacgaacataaaatatctcaaataaccacaaactcttacatgggagacgccacttgcagagacaagcgcacattttattataaatataatatgagTATGATATTGTTGAAAGGCCATATAAATATACAGCTATTAAGCAGCTTGTACTGGTTTCCCCATACTTGCGGTCCACAAATCTGAAAAGAAATAATatgattaataatattatttattttgcaaaatgcTACTGTACACTTTGACTGCAATGGCTCGAATGACTTTAAACCGCATGAATTCGCTCGTGCATGAACTCAATATCCCAATCGAACCGACCTTACTATAATTGACCAATTAACGTgttaacaataaacaaacaacattttacatgttcgattttgtacaactttgataaatacattaatattttatatgtagAAAAAACGCTCTCATTAGATGAAGCATGATACAACTAGTACAATTAAGAGACTGTAACTTTTCAaggttattcttttacttttgcaCCCAAGAGATATGTCAAATCCGAGTGATCAAAGGAATATAGAGGCAAAtcatatttttcttaattatGAAAAACATGACTTAACgcgtgaccattttgaaaaaagggcagtggtatgattgaaaattagacaactatccaacatAGTGCGAATGATTTGGATGCACGAAAATATAGACAACCGTAATACCTTCAACAAGGAGAAAAACGCATACCGTATAGTCGGGTGAAAACGCCCCGACAAGAAAAATACGAAATATTGTTTTTGtgggaaaactaacggcttaatttaaaacaaaacaatatacgaaaaacaaatatatgaccGTTGGTtgtcctgtttgaattgttttactgtGGCCTGTTTGTTACTCTTTACAGCCCTCTGTTCCGTCTGAACCAAGGCTCCATGTGGAAGGtcatactttgacatataattgtttactttttacgaattgtgacttggatggaaagttgtctcatttgcactcataccacatcttcttgtttatagtttatattaCAGTCATGAGCCAATGAACATATTAGCTTGTATTACAAACGTtcattttgtgataaaattttataCCTTATGACCTAATTTGTCACCTCCAAATCGATTTTTTTAAACGGATTTCAGTTAT contains:
- the LOC139517765 gene encoding enolase-phosphatase E1-like isoform X2 — protein: MVLDDSIYATVIDANELQPGNTRTNREISEDEKNNNIPDNISNSPCVVTGSNLLQSCESTTQYLDYESESDDETYFDCKDETPVSTVDKYTGLTKESDANENELVVYKRQDSKLKGDDDTSEQDHNFDSDFVYDEVDSNTEVIKEQNEDINSSDTEHINDEVQRSKGTDADKYDTIFDLQHFEKRDVIIGYVLDVTEIETSEISNPTIYYTNTKANNEIHAEYSKGNTDDKKEVVDIQEKEHGFIGMDDKKAVDDYPVKKEAENAADESQENKHDIYCKNAVDESEGKDNERVGNKAANKIRRQAANMFDESCERLEEEDAIVCELHFVIQDDNDDGEMVVGEILREADAIVGKREDVEISENDDEIDFESGVVTEKGYYNEIVDEMSADGMNAVEDEIYDKETVEETQKNEIQDKHGDMDSIKEVCDFIKLNEEIIGRIQGCTDAIDVEEVDSKIVNIIKGEEVKSENVGENAASTCKQVVVEILEADADIYDTKAMKGINNKKDVIVFQKAMNEVRAANDKNQKGSNEYDNDKEDFSSTDKNIKGNTFCHLEDISTQPSQKTWFTTRDWKFLKALLILLCSIPFTRGANNAIPRKVTWSLQTNPVVFGSNATLCCIVQGPETKHMAWVRDPEAIVLATGNSTLNPMKYSASIEPKGNCTYYLLTIFKIDMTDININYKCESNFDLFEQKLELREESFVMKPLRNETVTNITRENGMISVSLRIQNIYPKPECFFSSKRAKINGNISLEENGKLYNVKMAFGISEHMCEDNITAYCALGKEIEPIYFPSSNNSWTRQCPKDRHGDNSVLIVTVVIIITLLFIVVLIGLLVKKYFARKVGHAFKRVLNPNNHEAVLV
- the LOC139517765 gene encoding enolase-phosphatase E1-like isoform X3, with amino-acid sequence MLTLTQKNELQPGNTRTNREISEDEKNNNIPDNISNSPCVVTGSNLLQSCESTTQYLDYESESDDETYFDCKDETPVSTVDKYTGLTKESDANENELVVYKRQDSKLKGDDDTSEQDHNFDSDFVYDEVDSNTEVIKEQNEDINSSDTEHINDEVQRSKGTDADKYDTIFDLQHFEKRDVIIGYVLDVTEIETSEISNPTIYYTNTKANNEIHAEYSKGNTDDKKEVVDIQEKEHGFIGMDDKKAVDDYPVKKEAENAADESQENKHDIYCKNAVDESEGKDNERVGNKAANKIRRQAANMFDESCERLEEEDAIVCELHFVIQDDNDDGEMVVGEILREADAIVGKREDVEISENDDEIDFESGVVTEKGYYNEIVDEMSADGMNAVEDEIYDKETVEETQKNEIQDKHGDMDSIKEVCDFIKLNEEIIGRIQGCTDAIDVEEVDSKIVNIIKGEEVKSENVGENAASTCKQVVVEILEADADIYDTKAMKGINNKKDVIVFQKAMNEVRAANDKNQKGSNEYDNDKEDFSSTDKNIKGNTFCHLEDISTQPSQKTWFTTRDWKFLKALLILLCSIPFTRGANNAIPRKVTWSLQTNPVVFGSNATLCCIVQGPETKHMAWVRDPEAIVLATGNSTLNPMKYSASIEPKGNCTYYLLTIFKIDMTDININYKCESNFDLFEQKLELREESFVMKPLRNETVTNITRENGMISVSLRIQNIYPKPECFFSSKRAKINGNISLEENGKLYNVKMAFGISEHMCEDNITAYCALGKEIEPIYFPSSNNSWTRQCPKDRHGDNSVLIVTVVIIITLLFIVVLIGLLVKKYFARKVGHAFKRVLNPNNHEAVLV
- the LOC139517765 gene encoding enolase-phosphatase E1-like isoform X1, whose product is MVLDDSIYATVIDANELQPGNTRTNREISEDEKNNNIPDNISNSPCVVTGSNLLQSCESTTQYLDYESESDDETYFDCKDETPVSTVDKYTGLTKESDANENELVVYKRQDSKLKGDDDTSEQDHNFDSDFVYDEVDSNTEVIKEQNEDINSSDTEHINDEVQRSKGTDADKYDTIFDLQHFEKRDVIIGYVLDVTEIETSEISNPTIYYTNTKANNEIHAEYSKGNTDDKKEVVDIQEKEHGFIGMDDKKAVDDYPVKKEAENAADESQENKHDIYCKNAVDESEGKDNERVGNKAANKIRRQAANMFDESCERLEEEDAIVCELHFVIQDDNDDGEMVVGEILREADAIVGKREDVEISENDDEIDFESGVVTEKGYYNEIVDEMSADGMNAVEDEIYDKETVEETQKNEIQDKHGDMDSIKEVCDFIKLNEEIIGRIQGCTDAIDVEEVDSKIVNIIKGEEVKSENVGENAASTCKQVVVEILEADADIYDTKAMKGINNKKDVIVFQKAMNEVRAANDKNQKGSNEYDNDKEDFSSTDKNIKGMKELTPKSTIFLKGNTFCHLEDISTQPSQKTWFTTRDWKFLKALLILLCSIPFTRGANNAIPRKVTWSLQTNPVVFGSNATLCCIVQGPETKHMAWVRDPEAIVLATGNSTLNPMKYSASIEPKGNCTYYLLTIFKIDMTDININYKCESNFDLFEQKLELREESFVMKPLRNETVTNITRENGMISVSLRIQNIYPKPECFFSSKRAKINGNISLEENGKLYNVKMAFGISEHMCEDNITAYCALGKEIEPIYFPSSNNSWTRQCPKDRHGDNSVLIVTVVIIITLLFIVVLIGLLVKKYFARKVGHAFKRVLNPNNHEAVLV